From the genome of Leptodactylus fuscus isolate aLepFus1 chromosome 1, aLepFus1.hap2, whole genome shotgun sequence, one region includes:
- the GTF2H3 gene encoding general transcription factor IIH subunit 3, with the protein MASDDDINLLVIVVDVNPIWWGQQALNQSVVTLPKCIDAVMVMGNSHLFMGRNNKLAVIASHLQESRLLFPGKQWRCGDLTGESAVLESNVSGSKDGKYELLTAANDLIADEIKDLMTKNGEIKGQRTDTVLAGSLAKALCYINRISKESKAGEEMKSRILVIKAAEDSALQYMNFMNVIFAAQKQNILIDACVLDTDSGLLQQACDITGGLYLKIPQVNSLLQYLLWVFLPDPDQRSQLNLPPPVHVDYRAACFCHRNLIEIGYVCSVCLSIFCNFSPICTTCETAFKISLPPVMKAKKKKLKPLF; encoded by the exons ATGGCTTCAG ATGATGACATTAATCTCCTAGTAATCGTAGTTGATGTGAATCCCATATGGTGGGGGCAGCAGGCTCTGAATCAGTCAGTG GTCACACTTCCAAAATGCATTGATGCCGTTATGGTGATGGGAAACTCCCACTTATTTATGGGCCGGAATAACAAACTAGCCGTAATTGCCAGCCATTTACAGGAGAG TCGCCTTCTTTTTCCAGGcaagcagtggagatgtggagaccTGACTGGAGAATCTGCTGTTCTGGAATCAAATGTATCTGGCAGCAAGGATGGCAAATATGAGTTACTGACAGCCGCCAATGACCTGATTGCTGATGAAATTAAAGATCTCATGACAAAAA ATGGGGAAATTAAAGGACAACGGACTGACACTGTTTTGGCGGGATCTCTAGCAAAAGCTCTGTGTT ATATTAACAGGATAAGCAAAGAATCTAAAG CTGGTGAGGAAATGAAATCCAGGATACTA GTTATAAAGGCGGCGGAGGATAGTGCTTTACAGTACATGAATTTCATGAATGTCATATTTGCTGCTCAAAAACAG AACATTCTCATTGATGCATGTGTGCTGGACACAGATTCTGGACTTCTCCAACAG GCCTGTGACATAACAGGAGGTCTATATCTAAAGATACCACAAGTGAACTCCCTGCTGCAGTACTTATTG TGGGTATTTCTTCCTGATCCGGATCAAAGATCACAGCTGAATCTACCTCCCCCTGTTCATGTGGATTACAGAGCGGCGTGTTTTTGCCATCGGAACTTGATAGAAATTGGTTATGTTTGCTCTGTCTGTCTATCAA tattttGTAATTTCAGTCCCATCTGTACAACCTGCGA